Genomic DNA from Setaria italica strain Yugu1 chromosome V, Setaria_italica_v2.0, whole genome shotgun sequence:
TGAAGCAGAGTTAGCCTCCCTCAAGAAAAGAGAGGTATTCTCATCAGTGATACCTACACCTCCAAAAACCTTCCCTGTGGGTTTTAAATGGGTTTTCGTCCGAAAGCGGAATGAGAACAACGAGGTGGTGAGATATAAGGCGAGGCTTGTAGCACAAGGGTTCACGCAGAGACCCGGCATTGATTTCAATGAAACATACTCTCCAGTTATGAGTGGAATCACATTCCGATATTTAATATCACTAGCAATCCAAAAGTGTCTATCTATGCAGTTGATGGATGTCGTGACTGCATATTTATATGGGTCACTAAATtcggatatatatatatatatatatataatatatatatatatatatatatgaaggtTCCTGATGGAATCTCTATACCGAATGAAAGCGCAAATCGCAATATGTATTGTGTAAAACTTAAAAGATCATTATATGGTTTTAAACAGTCGGGAAGAATGTGGTACAGCCGACTGAGCGAGTACCTTCTGCAGAAGGGATACTCCAACAACGGTGATTGTCCGTGCGTCTTCATCAAGAGATCCCCTACGGGGTTTTGCATTATATCTGTGTATGTAGATGACTTAAACATCATTGGCAACACACAAGATATTGATGAAGCTCGAAATCATCTTAAGACGGAATTCAAGATGAAGGATTTGGGTAAAACCAAATTTTGCTTATGTTTACAAATTGAGCACCTTCACTCGGGAATTTTAGTGCACCAGTCTGTTTATGTCCAAAAGGTATTGGAGAAATTCAATATGGATAAATCATATCCAATAAAAACTTCCATGGTTGTTCGATCTCTTGATCGAGAAAAGGATGTTTTCCGACCacgggaggaaggggaagaggtACTGGGTCCTGAATACCCTTACCTCAGTCTCATTGGAGCACTCATGTATCTTGCAAACAGTATCAAGCCTGACATTGCTTTTGCAGTGAATCTGTTGTCAAGACATAGTGCCGCCCCAACAAAGCGCCATTGGACCGGAGGAAAGCAAATCCTTAGGTATTTGAATGGCACTAAAGATCTTGGattatttttttcagaaaaccCAAGAGTCCAATTTAGTTGGATACACTGATGCTGGCTATATGTCTGATCCCCACAATGCCAGATCACAGACAGGATTTGTATTCCTACATGGTGGAACAGCCATATCGTGGAAATCATCTAAACAAACAATGGTGGCCACCTCCACGAATCATTCTAAGATCATTGCACTATATGAGGCATCACGTGAATGCGTGTGGCTTCGCAGAATGATAAACCACATAGAGCAATCTTGTGGTATTGGTCCCAGTGAATCACCCACCATTATCTATGAAGATAATGCTGCTTGTGTTCCACAGATGAAAACTGGCTACATCGAGAGCAACATCACTAAGCATATTGCTCCCAAGCTATTTTATCCACATGAGCTTCAGCTAAGTGGAGATATAAATATCTTGCAAACAAAGTCTTGTGATAATCTCGTTGACCTCTTCACCAAGTCCCTACCATCTTCCTCATTCGAGAAATGCGTTAAGGGCATTGGTATGAGACGGTTTTGAGATTTGCAAGCTTAAGGGGGAGTGTCCTTGAATGATGAGCCTAGTTAACAACATCACATTGTACTCTTTTGTTTTATGAGTTTTACCATCAGGTTTTCTCATATTAAGTTTTAATGAGGCAATGGGTAACACAAAAGATGTCATATCCCATTTTTTTCCCACAGGGTTTTTCTAGGGATATACAAGACATAAGTTACTCCTTAAACCTTAAAGATTTATGATAGAGTAATCATAGCATAATTTATTCCTAATTTTTCCCACAGGGTTTTCAGAGGAGTAGAATTACAACTTAATCAAGCTTGGACTCGATCAAGGGGGAGTGTTGCAAATAATATTGCTTTGACCTCGTCCAAAGCTGGAGGCGGGAAAAATCCCACGCATGCGCTAGTGGGCCATGCGGGTCTTGCCTACGACGTGGGCACATCCCTCATTATGGACGAAGTGGAGCTGCCCATCGTGGGGCTTCTTTAGGAGTTTATCCCCTAACCTCTTCTTACTGagcctatatatatgtaatcatcattgattaataatGACATCTGATTCACTGTTCATCTCCTTCCTATCTCGAATCTTCCTCTGTTTACATTCACAACATTATGAACCTTCCGGTGTTGAAGATTCTCGCGCATGCATGCGGGTTGGCTGGCAACCTAGCATGGACGCATAGCATACTGTGGGCGTAGCATGGTGGTGCCCCACGTGGCAACATGCTGGTGTTGGGTGGATGGTGGATTGGTGCAGATATTGATTTAAGTTTGAATTCTATATTCAAATGCATTTATCTCCTAAACCATTTATCCCTTTTCAAAACCGTTTGGACTACGTGATCTGTAATAAAATGAGTACcaatatgtgtattttttgaatTACTAAAAATTCAACATTTCTAATAAACCATCTCAACATATTTAGTACcacatttcaacatttttatacAACATTTCAACATTTTACTTATAcaatatttcaacattttttatacaACATTTTAACTATACTATTTCAAAATTCAACCTTTTTATACAACATTTTAACTATACtatttcatcattttttatACAACATTTCAACAATTTTTATACAACATTTTAACAAAATGAATACCAATATGAATAATTGTTGAATATCatatttcaaaatgttgaacgtCCAAAATTtttaattcaaaatttcaacattTTGGGCCTACAATTTCAACATTTGaaatttatttttcctttaacttttttacatgtaccaacatttttctttaactttttttacATCCACCAACATTTATTGATATTTATTAACATTTCTTTAAAAAATCTGGCTTAATTGTCACCAACATTTCTTGACGttgaccaacatttttttatgtaCTAActttttttaaactttttttacATTCAACAACATTATGGCTCAACACTTTTTTACACGCACCAACTATTTTTTTGCAATCACCAACATTttggctcaacatttttttgacactcaccaacttttttttttacattcattATGTTGAGATCATCTAAAATATTGAGTTTTTAAAATATAACAAAATATAGTCATGTTGAATCTCATTGTGTTGCATTAATTCTTAGAAACACAGTAGTTTAAATGAATTTGAAAATGAGTTCACGGTTTAGGAGAAAAATACAATttaagttcgaaattcaaaaaCCACCTACACCTACAAGGGCGTGACACGTGTCTCTTATTTCCTCAAAGGGCATGGACACTACGTTCTGCTACATGCGTGACTCATGCGTAGCCGCTCGTACGCTTGGAATTGTGGGCTGTGGATCTATTTGATGGGCTGTTATTGATAGGAGTAACTGCCACACTCTCTCGAAGCGTCTCGTTTCCCCGGAGCAGTTGAGAAAGGCGACTCCGACGCGATTTCCATTCTCGCCGCCGGATCCGCTTTCCTCGCTGCCGGTGGCCTTAGTGGCACCGGTGTGCTGGGGAACTGCGGATCCGGTAGGTGATGCTAATAAAGTAGTTTTTAGTTAGGTTAGGGTTGGTTTACTTGTTGGTGAGGATCTCGCCAGTAAGTTTTTGTTACTTCCGGACCTTCTTTACCATTAGCTTTGTTCGAGGTGAGCGAGTCTTGGTGTTGTTTGAGGTGCAAGTGGTGCTTGACGATGATATCTTTTGCGGGGTCTCGACATCGACGGGTATGTCATTATTTTCCTCTTCTGCGCCAGTGTTCGATTCCTCTGTGTTTTCCTCGGTGTCATCGATGCCCACGATGCCAACGATAGCGTTGGTCTTGCAAACCAGAATAAGGTAATGGGCATGTGGAGAAGTTTTGGAGGTGTTTTGTCCCTCCAAGATAGTTCTACCAGAAATTCTCTTGCGAGATTGGTTGGCCACCTTCTTGTGTATACGGGTTGGTGTTGCGGGTTGGCTGTCCATTGATTGGGATTCGCCAGTGCTGAAATTGGCGTCTGACCCTGGTGACGATGAGGAGACGGCCTTTGGCCGTTTGCCAGTGCGTTTAGCGGTTCTACGGCACGTGTTTGATGTGCTAATGATGGGCTTCATAAATCTTGAAGACTCTTCGTCGATTTAGGAGTCGGCCATGCTCTTCATCCTGGGTCTTCTTCATTGCGGGAGATGGAGAAGAACTGGCTTGCGGCAACGATGACGGCGAAGGCCATGGAGTGCTCCTCTGCAGGACTTAGATGtaatttttgttttcttgagGGGTACTTTTTCGGGAGCTTGGATGTGATAGCACTttattaggggtgtttggatataagGTACTGAActttactaaactttaggaggggtcacatcagatgttcggacgctaattaggaggactaaacatgagctaattataaaactaactgcagaacccatatactaattcgcgagacgaatctattaaacctaattaatccatcattagcaaatggttactgtagcaccacattatcaaattatggactaattaggcttaatagattcgtctcgcaaattagacttcatctgtgtaattagttttgtaattagattatatttaatacttctaattagtatctaaacatccgatgcgacatgtcctaaagtttatgacgtggcatccaaacatgcccttaatAAATTCCAaccctttttctaaaaaaaaaacaatgtagATAGGAGCCCCCGCGGCGCGCCGTACTGCCTATCGTGTCAGCCGAACGGCGGCGATggaggggagcggcggtggcggcgacgtggCGGAGGGCGCAGGAGCCGGCTTCGAGTGGGACGCCGACTCGCAGCTCTACTACCATTCCAGGTTCCTGCCGTGCGCCTAACCGTTCCGCTTCTCGCCGCATGCTCCCGTGTTTCGTAGATCGGGCGTCGCGAACGGTCGCGGCGGCTTGGTGTCCGTGGTGTCTGGGATTTCAAGCGACCCGGGGGTTGTGGGCGTTGTTGATCGTCCTCCCGGTACGAGCTGACATAGTTGATGGATATCAGCATATGCTGTCGCTTCGAAGAAAATTGGGCTCCTATTTCAGAGGTTTCTGTCTGGGAATAACAGTAGAAATCTCTGAGTTCTAGAGGCTGTTGGTTCTGTGCATGGAGCAGTTTGTTAATCATATGGATGTGCTTTAAGATATCATCATAACCTCATGGATGCCTTCTTTGACTCGCGAAAATGCAACCATCCTTCTATCTGTTCATTGTGGTATGCAGAGGTTTGGTGATAATTGCCGAAATATAATACTAGCTTAGTTCTTACTTGTGTGGTTCATGCAGGATACAGTTTATGGCCAGCTTGTCATTAAGCTAGCCGTTGTTCTCTTTGTGCTTGTGTGAACCAAACATATTTGCAATATAGAATTAAGGATATATAATAGGGATCCTCTTTCTAAGCCTCTTATGTGTCTTCCTGGGTGCAGCATATTTTTCTTCCTAAGTCGCCCTTTTCTTTCAGTTTTCAATTTTTGCCAGTAGCATTGATATATTCAATATATGGTTTTGATATTTTCTTGAACATATAATTTTCAGTACTGGTTTTTACCATGACCCTGTTGCTGGATGGTACTACAGCAGCAGAGATGGCCAATACTACATCTACGAGAATGGAAATTACGTGCAATTGACGACAGATCTGGTAATTAGGACTTGAGCTAGCTCCTCCAAATTCCTCAGCTCTCTGTTGTCTCATGTGACTTTTGCAGTCTTACATCCATATTGAAACAGGGCAATGAACCCACAGCAAATTATCCACATGATGAGGCCAACCAAGATGTCTTGGAAAGCTCTTGTACGTGTCTTGACTCAAATTAAGGGATGAGTTTGGTTTATTGAGCCAGTTAACTGGCATGgttatgttaaaaaaaaaagttggcctTGTAACAATGAAGTGATTGATTTTCATGTTTAACAGCAGATTGGCAACCTGCTATACCTGATGGCGAGAATGAAACATTAGGACCGCCATCAGAATGGTTCTTGCATAATCAATTACCTCGCTTTTATTTGATAAATAATTTTTAGTGTTCATTACTGTCTTTTTTTTGTGTTTAACCCTTTCCTTTTTCCCACAGGATGGAGGAAACACTGATAAATCTTTATCTGTCAGGCTACTCAAATAGAGAAGTCAATGCTGAAAGTTCACTAGGAAACACACATACAATTGGTTAGTATGGATTTTTCGCTTTGCTTCCTTATGTTGAAAGgtcaaaggtgttaaagtttataCAGTCAGTCCTAATGTTTTTACGATCACCAGAGGAAGATAGAACTGAGACAGCTGTAAACAAACCAAGTAGCTTGACCTCAGACGGTGCATCAGCTTCTCTGAATGATGCTACATCACAACATGTTGAAGTTGAAACGGAAACTAAGAATTCCACTGCTGTGGACGAATCTTTAGGGGAAGGTGAGGAACCATTCTCGTACGGCTTTCATTTTCTTGGTTCACAACAACAAATCCTTTTAGTCCGTAGCAAGTAGGGGTATATTTAGTTTTTTCTTGGTCTATCATCTGATAATTGAATACCATGAAGCCCATAGCAAATGCAAAGCACTAAAATGGTATCAGCATCTTTATTTTCTGGTTATTTATTAATCCAGTTTAGTTGTGTCAAGTCTGACTAATGTTTGGTTATATTTAATGTTTTTCCAGATGAAGAGAAATGGCTCGCTCAGTATGGTCAGGTAGAGAGAGTAAATGATGATCTACCATTGCTGCCAATCACTGATATATGGGATTGGTATGTGGTCCAAGATAATGTTAGCAATGTTAAGCCTGTGGTTAGGCTTGTGGGATGCTTATCTAGGGGTTCTAGTAAGCTTCATCCTTCTCTGCCTGCTCATGGTGGCCGTCTAAGGACTGCTTCTGTGAGTGAAGTTCATCTTGACCTTGTGCGTGTTTCAACAGGTAAGACTTAAAAAGACTGCATAGGTTCCACAAAGATGGCGCTTGTGCCATTATTCATGTAGGAAGAAATGGTAGGTTTTACCTCCTAATACATAAGGCTTTTTCTATATAATATCAACTAAACTTTTGCTATCATATATCATCACCTAGAATAGACCAGTGGAAAATCCCCCGTTCCCCTGAATATTGAAAAGGCGATTTTTAAGATTTCTTCTAATTGTTTTTTGTTCAGAGTTCTTGGGCCTGATAATGTAATATATAGCTTACAAGTACTCACTTGTCCTATTATCAGGGAAGCTGTACAGGCTAAGGAACCCTAGCAGGAAATACTTGGCCTCTTTGTCCGCATATGACTCCTCTAACCCGACAAAAGATTGGGGGTTTCCTGACATATATGCAAATCCTGATATTAATTTGAATAAGCAGTCAACTGCACAGTGCGAATCTGAAGTTGCTGATGAGTCTTCTGTCCGGGAAGGTGTATCAGCTGATAATGACAAGGCAAGTTAAGCTTAAGTAAAACTGCATTGCCATTTGCTAAAGTATTTTTTAAACTGTTAACAAATGTTTACTTTCCTGACAATAAACCCATCTCCAGATTATGGCTATAAACCCCAAACACCCACTTTTGTTGGACATAAGAACACAGTGGGATTATAAGTTTGCTTTGAATTGCTGCGCTATCACTTCCTTACTATTTGGTTTCAGAAGTTCTGCAAGTCACTAACTTAACATTGTATCAAAATGCACATGAACAACATTAGTTTATGACATGTCCTTTTCACAGAAAAATTAATGTAGCATTTGTTCCCCCTGTATGGCTATATATTTCTCACCCATAAATGGTAAAACATAAACATCAGTGTTAGTGCTCTATATGTCAGCTGTAATTTGTGATTTGTGTAATATTTTCAGGAACAGAAGACAAACACTTACAGGGACAGAGCTGCTGAGCGAAGGAACCTACATCGTGGCTTAGGGATAGGGCCTGGACAGAAGCAATGTAACATCATCAGTTTTGATGAATATGAGGAATCAATTGATGACATTAATTCGATGGGAACTGCATCAGTAGATATGAATTTCCGTTCCAGTGGTTTGCAGTCTGCTAAGAGAATAATGGAGAACATGGGCTGGAAGGAGGCATGTGTACCACTCTGTTTGccttttgtttatgtttttgtTTGACTTGCTAAAAGTTTTTGCATTCTAGAACGCTGGGAACATTGCACAAGGCATATCTGTAGGACAATAAGGAAGAAAATGAATATATATCTGTTGTTAGTTTTTGTTCAATGCTTATATTTTTTTGCTAGGTAGATATATCAAGTATTGACTGCAGTTATCTTTTGCTAACTTTATAACTGGGTATTGTTGTGATGCTAATATATTTTTGCTGAACCAGTGAACAATAAGAGATTAAGCTACTTTTTTTTGTGAAGAATGTTTCTAATTGATCTCCATTTTTTTCATGATCTTTTATCAGGAATAAGCATGAACTCCCATTGATTTATTTCATTTTCTCAATTTTCCTAGGGGGAGGCCCTTGGAAAAAGCAGAAAGGGTATTGTAGAACCTATACAGCCTATCATCAACAAACATGGTGCTGGTTTGGGATGGAATCAAACCCGCTAAGATGTTCGTATTCTGTACTGCTATAACCTATGGAGAATTGGAGATTCATGCACTCTGGAGGTAAGTTTTAATTGCATTAGATAAAAATGTGTGAGAACTGCACTTGAATTCAATTTTTGCTACTCCTATCGCACTTTTAAAAAATTGAACTTTGTACCTGCAAACTTTTGTGATCTGTTTCATGGTATGCGGAAATGTGCTGAACTATCGTCTAACATGCACCATGAGCAACCCTATGAAGGCATGTATCCATTAGCACTATTATAATAGAAAAATTAACGATAAGAGTATTGGTATTTAAAATTTACACAAGGCCCTTTATTGTCCTATTACATTTACATGTTTATTTTGTCAACATATTTCCTTTTCAAAGTAGAAAAATGGTGATATGTACCATCATTGTTCTAGATATCCACTGCTTCTTACTTCTATGGCTACAAATTACAAAAGAAGTTGGTGCCTACATGTTTATCTTTTCAAGATTTTGTAGAAAAAACAATTCTCCTAGATATTTAAGGGGTACCTATGCTGGTGGTCTAACTTTTGGACTACCTGGCATCATGGTGGTAGTTTACTATTGTTGTACCCGTCCATGGTGTCGTATGCTTTTGTGAGTGGAGGGTTCTGAATTTTGTTTAGTACTTTAGTGGATGATTACAACTTGAATTAATCAACGAGATCGGTTAATCATGGTCAGTTGGTCACTGATCTTATCCACAATGACATTCCAAGTAATAGATGCCAGTCGTGGTTCTGCAAACACAAGCTgagtggtggagatggagagatTGTATGCTCAGCTGAAACCCAAGACAATGTTATGCTTGCTTGTGTTTACATTGCTGGTTGTGTATTTTCATTCTATTTAAGCAATTGGCAAATGATGCAAATTTGTGTGTGCCTGATATATGATGGCTTACAGGTAATTCAAACCGACATTGATGGCTCCCTAGAGCTATCTTCTCTCTTGTAGTCACTGTAGCTTTGGCAGGCTGCTCCCCAGG
This window encodes:
- the LOC101763400 gene encoding RNA-binding protein 5 isoform X1, whose product is MEGSGGGGDVAEGAGAGFEWDADSQLYYHSSTGFYHDPVAGWYYSSRDGQYYIYENGNYVQLTTDLGNEPTANYPHDEANQDVLESSSDWQPAIPDGENETLGPPSEWMEETLINLYLSGYSNREVNAESSLGNTHTIEEDRTETAVNKPSSLTSDGASASLNDATSQHVEVETETKNSTAVDESLGEDEEKWLAQYGQVERVNDDLPLLPITDIWDWYVVQDNVSNVKPVVRLVGCLSRGSSKLHPSLPAHGGRLRTASVSEVHLDLVRVSTGKLYRLRNPSRKYLASLSAYDSSNPTKDWGFPDIYANPDINLNKQSTAQCESEVADESSVREGVSADNDKEQKTNTYRDRAAERRNLHRGLGIGPGQKQCNIISFDEYEESIDDINSMGTASVDMNFRSSGLQSAKRIMENMGWKEGEALGKSRKGIVEPIQPIINKHGAGLGWNQTR
- the LOC101763400 gene encoding RNA-binding protein 5 isoform X2, producing the protein MEGSGGGGDVAEGAGAGFEWDADSQLYYHSSTGFYHDPVAGWYYSSRDGQYYIYENGNYVQLTTDLGNEPTANYPHDEANQDVLESSYWQPAIPDGENETLGPPSEWMEETLINLYLSGYSNREVNAESSLGNTHTIEEDRTETAVNKPSSLTSDGASASLNDATSQHVEVETETKNSTAVDESLGEDEEKWLAQYGQVERVNDDLPLLPITDIWDWYVVQDNVSNVKPVVRLVGCLSRGSSKLHPSLPAHGGRLRTASVSEVHLDLVRVSTGKLYRLRNPSRKYLASLSAYDSSNPTKDWGFPDIYANPDINLNKQSTAQCESEVADESSVREGVSADNDKEQKTNTYRDRAAERRNLHRGLGIGPGQKQCNIISFDEYEESIDDINSMGTASVDMNFRSSGLQSAKRIMENMGWKEGEALGKSRKGIVEPIQPIINKHGAGLGWNQTR